One window of the Deinococcus planocerae genome contains the following:
- a CDS encoding S-ribosylhomocysteine lyase, with amino-acid sequence MANVESFDLDHTRVHAPYVRLAGVKTTPRGDSISKYDLRLLQPNRGAIDPAAIHTLEHLLAGYLRDHLDHVVDVSPMGCRTGMYMAVIGEPDEQGVLRAFEAALRDTEAHDRPIPGVSELECGNYRDHDLNAARQHARDALAQGLRVQETVLLQR; translated from the coding sequence ATGGCAAACGTGGAGTCTTTCGACCTCGACCACACCAGAGTGCACGCCCCCTACGTCCGGCTGGCAGGCGTGAAAACCACCCCGCGCGGCGACAGCATCAGCAAGTACGACCTGCGGCTGCTGCAACCCAACCGGGGGGCCATCGACCCGGCGGCCATCCACACGCTCGAACACCTGCTCGCGGGGTATCTGCGCGACCACCTCGACCATGTGGTGGACGTCTCTCCGATGGGCTGCCGCACCGGCATGTACATGGCTGTCATCGGCGAGCCCGATGAGCAGGGCGTCCTGCGCGCCTTCGAGGCGGCCCTGCGCGACACCGAGGCTCACGACCGTCCCATTCCCGGGGTCAGCGAACTCGAGTGCGGCAACTACCGCGACCACGACCTCAACGCCGCCCGCCAGCACGCCCGTGACGCCCTGGCCCAGGGCCTCCGGGTCCAGGAGACGGTGCTGCTGCAACGCTGA